One stretch of Lasioglossum baleicum unplaced genomic scaffold, iyLasBale1 scaffold0065, whole genome shotgun sequence DNA includes these proteins:
- the LOC143219749 gene encoding uncharacterized protein LOC143219749: MNTAPSEFKVTQLKDILKARGLSTIGVKQELINRLMEDDPSGSWIDEYNNDIAKDDPGSPARDIKEMEVLKKEKELAERGALLAEREIQLLKREVEMIREMQRLNIEEPSTSRNAAMYPGRHGPVIVNEAMKAMLNYFDGNGETFDAWERQLTLLRATYGLDDNTTKLLAVSRLKNQALEWFHSKPEHVGMTADDLVKALKDIFGDRQNRIAAGNSRIEYGKRRRRLRSISTGKQFWQTAFELMRKNSSNT, encoded by the coding sequence ATGAATACCGCGCCAAGTGAATTCAAAGTGACGCAATTGAAAGACATTTTGAAAGCGAGAGGCTTGAGCACGATCGGTGTAAAACAAGAGTTAATTAACAGGCTTATGGAGGACGATCCGTCAGGCTCGTGGATAGACGAATATAACAACGATATCGCGAAGGATGATCCGGGGTCACCAGCAAGAGACATCAAAGAAATGGAAGTTcttaagaaagagaaagaacttGCGGAGCGCGGGGCACTGCTTGCGGAGCGCGAGATACAGTTGCTGAAACGAGAGGTAGAGATGATCCGCGAAATGCAGAGACTGAACATTGAGGAACCATCCACATCACGAAATGCAGCAATGTATCCAGGTCGGCATGGTCCGGTAATAGTGAACGAAGCAATGAAAGCGATGCTGAACTATTTCGACGGAAACGGCGAAACTTTCGACGCTTGGGAGAGACAGTTGACACTACTACGAGCAACGTACGGCCTAGACGACAACACAACAAAATTATTAGCGGTATCACGGCTGAAAAATCAGGCTCTTGAATGGTTTCATTCGAAGCCAGAGCACGTCGGAATGACTGCTGACGACCTTGTGAAGGCACTGAAGGACATTTTCGGTGACAGGCAGAACCGAATAGCCGCAGGGAATTCGAGAATCGAATATGGAAAAAGGAGGAGACGTTTGCGGAGTATTTCCACCGGAAAACAATTCTGGCAAACCGCATTCGAATTGATGAGGAAGAATTCATCGAATACTTAA